The DNA window ATTGTCAAAGCACTAGGAGGGCAGGCACTTTAGGAGTGACACAGTTTTGGGTGTGTGAACAAGTGCTTGATTGGTTGAAGGAAGATGGAACATTGGGTGCCAAAGAGCTGAGAAGGAGGTTGAAGGAGAGCCACAAAGTTGAGGTAACCTACAGGAAAGTTTATCTAGGTAGGCAACGTGCTATGGATAAACTTTATGGTCCTTGGTCCTGCAATTTTGACAACCTGTTTAGATTTAAGGCTCAGATAGAGGATACTAGTCCTGGATCCTTTGTTGTTATTGATCACCAtaccatcaacaacaaaataagGTTTAATAGGCTGTTTTTTGCTTTGAAAGCTTGTGTTGATGGTTTCCTACGAGGTTGTAGGCCATATCTTGCAGTAGATAGTACATTTTTTAAATGGAAGGTTCAGGGGCCAGTTGTGTGTAGCTTGTGCAGTTGATGGTCACAATTGGATGTACCCAGTAGCTATTGGTGTCATTGACTCAGAAACAAATGAGAATTGGGAGTGGTTTATGAATAGGTTGAAAGAAGCTATAGACAACCCAGTTGGGCTTACATTCAGCACTGATTGTGGGCAAGCAATGATGCATGGGGTGAGTGCGGTTTTTTCATATGCTGAACATAGAGAGTGTATGTACCATCTAGTACAGAATTTCAAGAAGAGACATAGTGGACAAATTTTTGATGATCACCTATGGGCATCTGCATATTCTTGGAGTCCTTACATGTTTGTGTTTGATAAACATTATCAAGCCATGGCTGCAGCCAAACCAGAGGCTATGAAATATCTTAAGGAAAATCACAAGAAATTGTGGACCAGGAGCCAATTTTCCACTATGTCAAAAGTGGATTATATTACCAATAACTTGGCTGAGGCATTCAATAAATGGGTAAGCTTGTCTTGTTTAACACTTTCTTTGCATTGATGTTCATGTTTACTAACAATTGGATTGATATGTTGGCAGATAAAGGATCAGAAGGGCCGGCATCTGGATGACTTGATGGATACCATTAGATAGATGATCCTGATTAAATGGAATAATAGAAAAAGGGTTGCCGAAAAGTTTGAAGGAAAGATCTTGCCTCATATAGTGCAGAAGTTGAGAGTAGCTAGCTATAACCTTGACATTGAAGTAATCACAAGCTCACCTGATGGCATTGCAGAAGTTTGTGCTAAGGGAAATTCTGCTACTACCTTTAGGTTTGTAGTGAACATAAAAGAGAGGACATGCTCTTGCAGAGCTTGGCAAGTGTTAGGAATACCATGCAAACATGCCATTGCCTACATCACATCAATCCCTGGGGCCAAACTTGAAGACTATGTGGATGAGTGCTATTCAATTGAGAAATTCAAAATTGCATAAGAAGGTTCGGTGCCCTCTATTCCTGACAAGTCCATGTGGCCCAAACCCACCCATGGCTTCTTCATGCATCCTCCATTGCTTAAGTCAACTGcagaaggaagaaggaagaacagGATGAAATCAGCTTTGGAGGAAGGTAGTAGTAGGAAGAAATCAGGCACTAAGGGAGGTACTGGCAAAAGGCAACATGAGTGCCCAATATGCCACCAGTTAGGGCACCATTGGTACACATGTAAGAATGGCAATCCAGATGACATAGCTGCATATGAGGCTGAGAGGTACACTTCCTAGACATAGCTACACAATTACAACACTTCATGTTTACCTATGCAAAATAACAATTTCTCATACTTTATTTCAGGGGTCCACCAAAAAAAaggctgaagaaagcatcttccaGTAACATAGTGACTAGCATTGTTGTGGCCACTCCTGGATCAGGCATGGTATTCCCACACAATGAGGTGGTGGCCAGTGCTACACAGAAGCCAAAGAGAGTGAAAAAAGCCGCCAAAAAGAAGGGGCCACCAACATCAGCAAGTACTGACAATTCTGTGACGAGCAGGTTTGATCTTTCACTTTTCCTAATCTTGTCATTTCCAACCTCACTGATATCTTTTTCTTGCTTTCACACAAGGTCTGTAGCTGGATCCAATGACCCCTTTGCTCTCCAAATTGAGCACCCTCCAGTTGTTCATGATGACATTGCATCCTATGAAGTCTCTCCACAGATAGTGGACACACAAGGGAAGTAGCAAGCTGTCAAGAAGTGTACACCAAGGAGGGCTCCTATTGAAGTGGCCAACCCATCTAGCCCAGCTTCTAATACTAGAAGCAAGAAGAAACTCCAGCTTGAATAAATTATGTGGAGGAACTACTACTTTTGATGTAATTTAAGACATGTATGGTTTGGTGTGATGAAAACTAGCGACCTACTACTTTTTATGTGTGGACTTAGTGTGATGAAAACTAGTGAACTTGTTGCTATGAACTTGTTGGTTTCATATGAACTTGTTACTATGGATGCAATGGTCATGTATGGTTTGACATGCACTTGTATGGTTTGATATGAACTTGTATGGTTTGATATGAACTTGTTGCTATGGGTGCAATGGTCATGCTCTTGTTTTGTCCATGTGATATGTCGTTATTTGTCGGTATGCAATGGTCatgcatatgttttttttcctttttaaaaaatttatttccgatttttccttattttttttccaccattttctaatttttcccaCATTTTCCTAATTTTTCCCACATTTTCCTAATTTTTCCCGGATTTTTaaacattttcaaaatttattctcactttttctgatttttaccttttttaaaaaattattttccatttttttgatttttaacgccttttctaaattatttttcgcttttctgattttttttaaacccaTTATTGTACACAAGGGCAAAACTGTCTTTAGACAGCCCCTAATACCCCTGTTAtgtctccatccatccaaaatggtGCACGGGTCAACGAAAGTTGGGCTCATGGCATACAAGTAACTCCAAACTTTTTTGTGGCACACAGGTAAGCAGCAACTTTTTTAATGGCATAGGGGTAAAAGACTCTCGCCGTGGCACTGCTTTCTTTGAAAAGCACATCTCATTCAAAACCGCAGAATTAATTTCAATCTATTTTTTTCCCTCGACGAATTTATTATCCAGCCTTCTTTTTATGATTGCTAATAAGAAATCCTAGCTTAAATTATTATTGAAAATAACATATCAAAATCTTAtctttttaggaaaaaaaagctAAAGTGGGGCTAATATGATGAGAAACTGGACACTGTGCCATTGTCAAAACTAGGTTTCACTGAAATGCTACCCCGCAAAAGGGATTCGTTAAAATGCCATTTTCACCCCATGGCTACAAGCTATAATGCTATCCGGGACCAAATTGCCTTGCCTTCCTCTATCCCCATCTTCTCTTCCAACTCCGACTATCGCCGTTTTCCTCGTCCTCTAGCGTGGCGGCGCAGATGGGGAAAAGGCAGCACCGAGCACGTGCgttggctggcggcggcggtgcaaaTGGGGGAAAGAATGCAGCGACACAGATGAGGGGAGAAGGCAGCGACGTGCGTATGcttcgagcggcggcggcgcagatggGGAAGAAGGGAGCGGCGTACGCGTGCATCACTGGTGGCGGCATCACAGATGTGaagaaggcggtggcggcgtagATGGGGAAAGAAGGCTGCGACGACGCGCGTACgtcgggtggcggcggcggtgcagatGGGGAAGACTAGCAACTACACATGCCCAGGTAAGAAGAAGGAGAACGAGGGTAATTTGGTCCCGTATAGCACTGTAGCTTGTAGTCACGGGTTGAGATTGGCATTTTAACAAATCCCTTTTGTGGAGTGGCATTTCGGTAAAACCTAGTTTTGGCAATGGCAGATCTATAATATGACATGCTGAGATAGCTAAAACGCATGTAATAAGGCCTTaccttttcgcttatgcttatcaatggaaactaaaatttgaaccttaaattaaatttggagttgattttagagtttttttatcgtcgtttattttttagtttttcttttaaatcattaagaacacgtatataaaaatttatttttaaattattttttatttataaatatgtcgCTTGACTTGTTCATgaaataagacaaacgatcgGGCTGTGAAGTTGTATGTAATGAAAGCAAATCAAGTAGGGCTATCACTACAGTAGTACCAAAAGTAAAGGAGGAACCGTACATAATTTGATAGAAAGAGAAAGTCAGAAAACCACATAATTATGCATGGCTCTCGCTGCAACTTGGTCCGTGACCCACACGAgtcctattaaaaaaaaaaatcaaaacagcAGTAGTTGGGCTTATTTAAAAAGGGGagattttcttttcccttttcatTTCGAGCCCACATACGTTTGGACTTTGGAGgcacagaaaaagaaaaaaaaagaaaacaaaaacaaaaagtcAGAACATCTGCACTTGATTTCTTTTTCACGCAACTCCATTAAAGTCTAACCATTGACTTTTCTCCCTGCCCGCTCTTACACGGCACGTCTCGTTCAAATATGAACTCTCACACAGTGAGGTATCCcaaattgagaagaaaaaaaaagaaaacaaattccTTTTTCCTCTGACTTGTAGCTCTACAACTACGCGtcgttttctttaatttttcgTGTATAAAAACTTTTCCTTTCTTaattcttgcaaaaaaaaatggtcacGAATAATCGTctcctacaaaaaaaaaaaaagcctccaGTCTCAGCGCGATAATTCTCCCGCGAACTGCGCACTGACCCCGCGTGacccattgacatgtgggccacccaacaggtgggcccacctgtcagtgactgAGGAGTCAAGGGAGCGGCTGGTTCGCTCGGTACGCGTAGCGCGAGGCGGTCGCTTGTCCCGTAGTTGGAACCAACTAGCCCCCGTGACCCCACAACGCGTCGGATTCTGATTGGGCGAGACCCACCTCGTGGCCACTGTTCCATGGTCAACTTTCCCACCCATCCGAGCCGTCCATCCCATCCAACGGCGCGTACGGATCCACCGCCTGACGCCGGTGGCGCCGGTCACCGATCCATCCCGACCGTCCGATCGGGCTCGCGCGTTGACCATTACCGGTCCACGCCGTGACCGCCACCGACTGCTCCCGGTGAGCGCGTCGCGTCGTTTTATAACCCCGACTCCGTTGGCCGCCTcccacttcttcttcttcttcttccccccaTTTCTCACTTACTCCGGCGATCACCGTGGttgagcggcggcggaagaggcggaggaggaggcgatgatTACCATGGATCTGATGAGTGGGTACGGGCGGGTGGACGAGCAGGTGGCCAtccaggaggcggcggcggcggggctgagGGGGATGGAGCATCTTATTCTGCAGCTGTCCCAGACTGGGACGAGCGagaggtcgccggcgccggcgccggcgcaggagcagcagcagcaggtggacTGCAGGGAGATCACGGACATGACGGTGTCCAAGTTCAAGAAGGTGATCTCCATGCTGAACCGCACCGGCCACGCGCGGTTCCGGCGGGGCCCGGTGGTGGCGCAGTCGTCTGGCCCGGCGGCGTCCgagccggcgccggtgaggtcGTCCCCGTCGGCGGTGTCGAGGCCCATGACGCTCGACTTCACCAAGTCGGCGTCCGGATACGGCAAGGACGCCGGGTTCAGCGTCTCCGGCATCTCCGCCGCGAGCTCGTCCTTCCTCTCGTcggtcaccggcgacggcagcgtgtccaacgggcgcggcggcgggtcaTCCTCCCTGATGCTTcccccaccgccggcgaccaGCTGCGGCAAGCCACCgctgtcctccgccgccgccgccgccatgtcagCCGGCGTCGGCCACAAGCGCAAGTGCCACGACCACGCGCACTCCGAGAACATCGCCGGCGGCAAGTACGGCTCCACCGGCGGCCGCTGCCACTGCTCCAAGCGCCGGTAAAAATCTTCACGACTCCCTCCATTTCCCCCACCTCGAATTGAACTCATCGGAATTAATTTTCCAGGAAGCATCGGGTGAAGAGGACGATCCGCGTGCCGGCGATAAGCTCGAAGGTGGCGGACATCCCCGCCGACGACTTCTCGTGGCGGAAGTACGGGCAGAAGCCCATCAAGGGCTCCCCCTTCCCACGGTGAGCACCGCACTGCCCCGCCGTCTCTCCTCACTCCGTCGACATTAACACTCAAAACTAATAGTCGCCTCATTTTTTAGAGGATACTACAAGTGCAGCACGCTGCGCGGGTGCCCGGCGAGGAAGCACGTGGAGcgcgaccccgtcgacccgtcCATGCTCATCGTCACCTACGAGGGCGAGCACCGCCacaccccctccgccgccggccaggaccacccgccggcgccgcctccgccgctggcgCTGCCGCTCGCCTGAGATACCCCGGTGAAGAAGAGTGAGAATTTAGCTTGTCGGTCATCATAATTACcgtagaaattatttttttcgtttttctctccttttttttcttttttttactgcatCAGTGTAGAACTAGCGTGTAAAACAATTTTAGGAGGACTTTGAGACTGAGCTTTTactgaagaaaaaataaagcagaacaaaaaaaaaagagaagaaggcGATCGAGACTATCAGTAGAGTAGAGAGTAGAAAAAGGCGTGCTGGAATTGAAGATTTTGACCGCGCATGCGAATTTGTTTATCAACTCGGGTTCAATCCCGCGGATTGGGGTCCGGTGGAGGTCAAAAGGAGGTGGGGCCCGGGGTGTTGAACGTTGCCCCCCGCCCACGGTCCTCGTGCGGGGCCCACGCGACAGTGACGGGGAGGGTCCCCCGTGTGTGTAAGTGTGGACGACGCGGTCAAGGAACGCGGCgtggggtggggcccacctcggcctcggcctccggcctccgcctcgcccgcgctGCCAACGTTGACTCGTGTCAGCCAGGCTGGAATCGGATTCGCTACGCCTCTCTGTCCCACTCTCTCTGTTTCGTATCGATTTCGAATGGGACATTCGAGTTCGATCTCTTGATGCGCTGTTTagagaaagttttataatagagGAATTTATCAActttaattaagtattataatACAAACTGATATTATAATATGGAGTAGAAACGCATAGGTCCACAATGTTTAATGTTTGTATACTCACCTCTATGATTACCCACGCACACCCTACCGCGTCTGATCGTCAACCGATGCATTTCTAACATAAAAACTAATTACCATAAATATGAACACCTATATTAAGTGTAGAAATTGAAATCAGGTGGACTAGTTCCATCACAAGAAATCTGACCAATACTATAagaaaatatgtatataaagttcTTTCAAAAATTACATTTCGATGGTTTAGGAAGTGTTCTCACCATAAACAACCGAGTTAGGAAGATTtaatgtaattacattataattattttatatttatatttgataaattttatgaaGAAAAATTGTCATCAAATGTATAGAAAATTTGATGGGGATTATGTGTTGGGGTGTTGCTGTTTGTTTATACCTGTAGGACCATGATGTGTTACATGAAAGATTATCAGTATCCCGACCCCAACAATCTTGGTTACATTCCTActacatttattatttttattattattatttttgaatgaATGGAGTAGACCTgatcgggaaaaaaaaacctcaatcATTGTCTAGGGAAGTAGGGATTATATTATTAGTGTACTATTATCATGGTGATTTTGGTAGATCTTACGGAGATTTTATTGATTAGTGGAGATGTTGCTAAGCCATGAGATTATACGTGGTGTTTACTCATCAACCTCGTTCCTAATTCCCGCATTACGCGTGAGATCTCCTCCGGATGGAGACTGTCACCGGCTTCGAGCTATAATGACGTGCactctccatttcatattataaaccgTTTGATATTTGTAtagttattatttttaaaatttgatgaaGTTTATAGAAACGTAGTAGTAAcagaaaacaaacatattataaaaatatatttaataaagctaatttaatattatatatattactaaatttttatataaatttgatcaaacttaacagATTAGAAAAATGTTAAATGGCTTATAtataagatggagggagtagtatgaaTGAGGAGTGGACAAGTGAATGATAGGAGAGAGATCCAACAGTGTTGAGAACGGCTGTTTGACTTGGCTGGGAGGCAGCCTGCATGGGTACGTGTCCGTATGCCCACTTTGATACATCTCCGTTCTAAAGCATGTGAcgctggtcccacctgtcagtcagCATCTCCCCGTTTGGTTTGGCAATTCTGGTGGGGCCGGAGGATGCTAGGGAGATAGGTTGGGTTTGGATTGATTTTTGCTTTGGATTTTGGTTTGTGGATGGAAGCGGTGGCAACGTTGGAAAGGAAAGTGATGAAAGGAGGAGAtattggtgttggtggtgggTTTGAGAGAGCAAAAGTCAAAACGGCATCTTTCATCTTTTTGTGTCCAGAGGGGAGGGGGGCAGGCGGGTTTGTCCCATTGGGTGTGAATGTGTGCTCTTGTGTCCCTACCACCACTATGCTTTGGAGGCTGGATCTTATGTGGCCTTCCGTCTTCGATGCCGTCTAACCTAGCACTatgagcaagtataatagtatagCCGATGACAAGCTCTAAATCGtttatagtcaacttaatagtcaattaatacaatagttatctataaataaCACTATTGATATCTAGTCTCACCTATTATACATATATTGTGTCTTTAAATCTGTGCTATAGCtaactataaatctatagcccgttgcgcatctctctcttctttaaTCTTCtcgatatatgtttatagctagtttATATTCCGCTATTGTACATATTCTAACGGCTTGTTCGACTAATCATTTTTGTGGTTGTACCTGTGGTTAGAAGTTtacctttttatttaaaaataaaaccgCTTCTCAATGGTTTCTCAAAAACCGATAAAAAACCATGAGTTTTGGACAACACCATACAAAACCCGTAAAAAACCATTTAATACTAATACAGATCGATTTTTACAAACCGAGACCTAACGGTTTCACGGAAACTGATGAGTTCCGTCAACCCTGGCTATGGCTATAAACCTGTACGTTGCAGCCACACAGACACAAGATACAACAACAGTTGCAAAAGTCAACAGTTGAAAGCCGTGGTAGACTAGTAGTAGGTGGTGCAGCACTACGGGCGGAGACTCCGGTAAATAAGTTACactaacaaaagaaaataaaaaacctcAAACTTTATTTAAGAATACAATATTTCATTAGGGAATCTAAAGTACCGAAAGAAATAACCTTTCTTCCAACCTGATTGAGCCATATCATCAATTAAGTATATGCGTGACTATATGGtttgttaaaaaataattaactattaCGAGGTTGAAATGTTGCTTTAAAATACTATGAAAATAAATCCGTCTACGAGTTTGAGAAGTATTTTGatgataatactccctccgttaataaatatttgacgccgttgacttttttaaatatgtttgaccgttcgtcttattcaaaaaatttaagtaattattagttctttttctatcatttgattcattgttaaatatacttatatgtatacatatagttttacatatttcacaaaattttttgaataagacgaacgatcaaatatctgctaaaaagttaatggtgtcaaatatttagaaacggagggagtatataatcaGCCCTCATCTtttggcttatgcttatacttataagccaaaatttgaattttcaactttaaatttagagttgattttaggtttttttattgtagtttatttttgaaCCTCCGACATCGTTACAAGCAACCATAACTATAATGTTAAAGGTCTTCGAACCATGTGTGTTTAGTTATTTGCGTGTAAAGTTTGTAAGTATACAGAtgtatatttaaagtattaaacgtagactaataataaaacaaattacatattctgcatgtaaactacgagacgaatttattaagcctgatTAATCAATCATCAGTAAATGTTTATTGtaacatcacattgtcaaatcatggcgtaattaggctcaaaagattcttctcgtgatttacatgcaaaatgtgcaattagtttttttccacatataatgctctatacatgtgtccaaatatttgatgtgacgttttaaGCCAAAATTTCTAGATCTAAACAAGGCAAAATGGTTTTTTACT is part of the Oryza glaberrima chromosome 4, OglaRS2, whole genome shotgun sequence genome and encodes:
- the LOC127772265 gene encoding WRKY transcription factor WRKY51, with translation MITMDLMSGYGRVDEQVAIQEAAAAGLRGMEHLILQLSQTGTSERSPAPAPAQEQQQQVDCREITDMTVSKFKKVISMLNRTGHARFRRGPVVAQSSGPAASEPAPVRSSPSAVSRPMTLDFTKSASGYGKDAGFSVSGISAASSSFLSSVTGDGSVSNGRGGGSSSLMLPPPPATSCGKPPLSSAAAAAMSAGVGHKRKCHDHAHSENIAGGKYGSTGGRCHCSKRRKHRVKRTIRVPAISSKVADIPADDFSWRKYGQKPIKGSPFPRGYYKCSTLRGCPARKHVERDPVDPSMLIVTYEGEHRHTPSAAGQDHPPAPPPPLALPLA